The sequence below is a genomic window from Wyeomyia smithii strain HCP4-BCI-WySm-NY-G18 chromosome 1, ASM2978416v1, whole genome shotgun sequence.
GAAAGCGGAAAAACGTGAACTTTCTATCCAACAGATGCTGGAAGGTGGTGACTATTTTGTCCCAAATCGTGGCCGAAAACGTTCCGGGAATGGAATCTCCAAGAAGATCAAATTCGATGACATTCTCGGACCCGACGACTTCATCCCGAATCGAGGAAAGAAGGAATTTTTCAAGCTGATCTCCTCCCCTGTACCTGTCAGCGGGCAATCAATCAACGAGTTGCAGTCATTTTTTACCAAGAAAAATGTTTTAAGCACAATCAAGAATGTTAGCAGCAAAGAAGGTGAAGGAGAAGAACTATTTTTCCCGACCCGTGGCAAGAAGGGCAGTGGCAGCATTTTGGATAACCTGGCCCGGGGTCAGGACACATTCTTTTCGTCCCGTGGCCGACGCAATCCCATCGTTTGGAGTTTACTCAATGAGGAACCGGATCCGTGGGAATATGCCTTCATCACCGAAGGGACGGACGATTCCGGCGACCTGACGATTAATCGCTATCAAACTAA
It includes:
- the LOC129718344 gene encoding uncharacterized protein LOC129718344, encoding MMAVALLNVCVLCCLVTIGFSFEPPAAVTESYEPYLVTSANYGLVSSKFQPSSQYTSSDHQHEKRDAVSHRTRQEALPTDPQAYLRDQLLPFLLLRQPFMVSDSGLSLIPQRDRKAEKRELSIQQMLEGGDYFVPNRGRKRSGNGISKKIKFDDILGPDDFIPNRGKKEFFKLISSPVPVSGQSINELQSFFTKKNVLSTIKNVSSKEGEGEELFFPTRGKKGSGSILDNLARGQDTFFSSRGRRNPIVWSLLNEEPDPWEYAFITEGTDDSGDLTINRYQTNKIIK